The genome window GATTCTAGCCGGGATTCGTGCCGGGCTGGTTGTCGGGCTTCGATTGCGCTGTCGGTGGGGCGATACGGGGCATGGGGCAGGGGGCACGGGGCAGGGGAAGAGCGGGGGCTCGCGGCTGCTTTTGTGGGTCCAGACAAGTCTGGACCCACAAGAGCCGGCGTCATTGCTTCCCCCGGATTTGATCCGGGCGAAGCAATCCAGACGCACGGTCGCAAGCTTCTGGATTGCTTCGTCACTCCGTTCCTCGCAATGACGCCAGCCTTTCCCCTTTCCCCTGCCCCCCAGCCCCCTGTCCCCGGGTCCCCCGCGCCCCCCGCGCCGCGTGCCCCCGGACTTTCGTCACACGCGCGCGGCGCGGCTTGCGCCTATCCTCCAAGCCCCGCGCGTACACCGGAGACCCCCTTGAACTCTCGCATCGTCCTGGGCCTGGCCCTTGTCGCGGCGCTTGCACCGCTCTCGGCCTCGGCCGAATCGCGCCTGCTGCGCTATCCCGATGTGTCTGCCAGCCAGATTGCCTTTGTGCATGCCGGAGACATCTATACCGTGTCGCGCAGTGGCGGTGCGGCCACTCGCCTGACTTCACATCCGGGCCTGGATCTGTTTCCCAAGTTCTCGCCGGATGGCCGCTGGATCGCCTATTCAGCCGAGTATTCGGGCACGCGCCAGGTCTGGGTGATAGCGGCCGACGGCTCGGCCCCGCCGCGGCAGCTGACCTTCTATTCCGACATCGGGCCGCAGCCGCCGCGAGGTGGATTCGACTACCGCGTACTCGACTGGACCCCGGATGGCCAGAACATCGTCGTTCGCATGAACCGGCTGGCTTTCGATGATCGCGCCGGTCGGCCCTATCTGGTGCCCTTTGCGGGGGGCATGGAACAGCCGATGCCGGTGCCGGAAACCGGCGGCGGCATGCTCTCGCCGGATGGCAACAGCTATGTCTACACGCCGATAGACCGCGAGTTCCGTACCTGGAAGCGCACCCGCGGCGGCCGCGCTCAGGATGTCTGGGTATACGACCTCAAGAACAATGATTCACGCCGCCTGACCGATCATCGCGCCACCGACAATCAACCCACCTGGGTGGGCGACAGCGTCTATTTCACCTCCGATCGCGAGTACACGCTGAACCTGTGGAAGGTGTCGCCGCAGGGAGGCGAAGCCACCAAGGTGACCGATTTCCGGGATTTCGACGTGCTCTGGCCGAGCGCGGGCAGCGATGCCATCGTCTTCGAGCAGGCTGGTGGCCTGTGGCTGTACACGCCGGCCGACAATCAGACTCGCCAGGTCTCGGTGACCATCAGCGGCGACTCGCCGGCGATGCTGCCGGCGATCAAGAATGTCGCCGGACAGATCGACAGCGTCGATCTCTCCCCCAAGGGCGAGCGCGCGCTGATTGCCGCCCGCGGCGAGCTCTACACCGTGCCGGCCAAGGACGGTGAGATCCGCAATATCAGCTACACACCCGCGGCGCGCGAAATCAGCGCCAGTTTCTCGCCCGATGGCCAGCAGGTGGCCTATCTGTCGGATGCCAGCGGCGAGTACGAGATCTATGTGCGGCCCTCGGATGGCAGCGGTGCGGCCCGGCGCGTGACCCAGGACGGCAGCATCTGGCGCTTCCCGCCGGTGTGGTCGCCGGATGGCAAGCGCATGGCCTACGGCGACAAGCTCAATCGGCTGCGGGTGGTCGACATGGCCAGCGGCCGCACGGTGGATGCCGATACCGCCACCATCGGCAATGAGATCACCGACTACGTGTGGTCACCCGACAGCCGCCATCTGGTCTACGTGAAGACCGATGCCACCGGTCTGCAGCGGCTCTGGCACTACGCCGTCGATGGCCGTGCCACGCAGCTGACCCAGGGCCAGTTCGACGCCGCCAATCCGGCCTTCGATCCCAAGGGGCGCTATCTGTATTTCCTGTCCAACCGCGATCACAACCTGAGTTTCTCCAGCTACGAATTCAACTATCTCTACACCAACGCCACCCGCATCTACGCCGCCACGCTGGCGGCGGATGGCCCGGCGCTGGGGCTGCCCAAGAGCGATGAGATTGCCAAGTCAGACGCTGGCGCGTCGCCCAAGGAGGAAAAGCCGGAAAAGAAGGCCGACAAGCCGCTGCGCTTTGACCTGGCAGGCTTTGATGACCGGGTCACGGCGCTGGAAGTGCCGGCTGGCAGTTACGCTGGCCTCGGCGCCAACGGCCGCGGCGTGTTTTTCGTGGCGGTGGACAACCCTCAGGGTGGTCCCGGTGAGCTGCGCTTCTATGATCTTGATGCGGCGAAGGTCTCGACCATCCTCAAGGGCATCGTCGGCTACACCCTGTCAGCCGACGGCGAGAAAGTGTTGTTCCGGGCGCCACCGAACAAGATCGGCATCGCCGAGGCCAAGCCCGATCAGGACAGCAGCAAGACGCTGGATCTCAGCCACCTCGAACAGCGCATCGATCCGCGGGTGGAATGGGCGCAGATCCTGCGCGATGCCTGGCGCATCTGGCGCGACTGGTTCTATGACCCGGGCATGCACGGTAATGACTGGGAAGCGGTTTACCAGAAGTACGCGGCTCTGCTCCCGGGCGTCACCCACCGCAACGATCTCGACTTCCTGATCAACGAGATGGCTGGCGAACTCAATGCCGGACACATCTACGTGGATCGGGGTGATGAACCGCAGGTGGAGCGCAAGGCCGGCGGTTTCCTGGGCGCCGAGATCGCGGCCGACGCCTCTGGTTATTTCCGCATCACCAAGATCTATCGCGGTCAGAACTGGTCCGAGGGCTTCCGCTCGCCGCTGACCCAGCCGGGCGTCCAGGTCAATGAGGGCGAGTACATCGTTGCGGTCGACGGGCGCCCCAGCAACTCGGTGCAGAACTTCTACCAGCTGCTGGAGAACAAGGCCGGACGACTGGTGGAACTGACGGTCAATGACAAGGCTGACAGCGCTGGCGCCCGCAAGGTGCTGATCAAGGCCCAGAGCAGCGAGGAGGGCTTGCGCTATCTGGATTGGGTGGCGGCCCGCCGCGCCCTGGTTGACAAGCTCTCGGGCGGGCGCATCGGCTACATCCATCTGCCGAACACCTTGTTCGAAGGCAATCGCGAGCTGTTCAAGCAGTTCCCCAGCCAGATCGACAAGGACGCGCTGATCATCGATGACCGCTACAACGGCGGCGGATTCATCCCCGATCGCATGATCGAAATACTGGCGCGCAAGCCGTTGAATTACTGGAAGCGTCGCGGTCTGGAGCCGCAGGCGCAGCCGCTGCTCTCCCATCGCGGTCCCAAGGCCATGCTGATCAACGGCCAGTCCTCGTCCGGTGGTGATGCGCTGCCCTTCTACTTCCGTGAGCTCAAGCTCGGCACCCTGATCGGCACAC of Rhodanobacteraceae bacterium contains these proteins:
- a CDS encoding PD40 domain-containing protein, which translates into the protein MTPAFPLSPAPQPPVPGSPAPPAPRAPGLSSHARGAACAYPPSPARTPETPLNSRIVLGLALVAALAPLSASAESRLLRYPDVSASQIAFVHAGDIYTVSRSGGAATRLTSHPGLDLFPKFSPDGRWIAYSAEYSGTRQVWVIAADGSAPPRQLTFYSDIGPQPPRGGFDYRVLDWTPDGQNIVVRMNRLAFDDRAGRPYLVPFAGGMEQPMPVPETGGGMLSPDGNSYVYTPIDREFRTWKRTRGGRAQDVWVYDLKNNDSRRLTDHRATDNQPTWVGDSVYFTSDREYTLNLWKVSPQGGEATKVTDFRDFDVLWPSAGSDAIVFEQAGGLWLYTPADNQTRQVSVTISGDSPAMLPAIKNVAGQIDSVDLSPKGERALIAARGELYTVPAKDGEIRNISYTPAAREISASFSPDGQQVAYLSDASGEYEIYVRPSDGSGAARRVTQDGSIWRFPPVWSPDGKRMAYGDKLNRLRVVDMASGRTVDADTATIGNEITDYVWSPDSRHLVYVKTDATGLQRLWHYAVDGRATQLTQGQFDAANPAFDPKGRYLYFLSNRDHNLSFSSYEFNYLYTNATRIYAATLAADGPALGLPKSDEIAKSDAGASPKEEKPEKKADKPLRFDLAGFDDRVTALEVPAGSYAGLGANGRGVFFVAVDNPQGGPGELRFYDLDAAKVSTILKGIVGYTLSADGEKVLFRAPPNKIGIAEAKPDQDSSKTLDLSHLEQRIDPRVEWAQILRDAWRIWRDWFYDPGMHGNDWEAVYQKYAALLPGVTHRNDLDFLINEMAGELNAGHIYVDRGDEPQVERKAGGFLGAEIAADASGYFRITKIYRGQNWSEGFRSPLTQPGVQVNEGEYIVAVDGRPSNSVQNFYQLLENKAGRLVELTVNDKADSAGARKVLIKAQSSEEGLRYLDWVAARRALVDKLSGGRIGYIHLPNTLFEGNRELFKQFPSQIDKDALIIDDRYNGGGFIPDRMIEILARKPLNYWKRRGLEPQAQPLLSHRGPKAMLINGQSSSGGDALPFYFRELKLGTLIGTRTWGGLIGVSGNPGLVDGGTITAATFRFMDKNGNWAVENEGVSPDIEVIDAPHLLSQGRDPSIEKAVEVLLAELEKNPLPEIKAPPAPSDFGQPGQPLE